The following proteins are encoded in a genomic region of Ctenopharyngodon idella isolate HZGC_01 chromosome 12, HZGC01, whole genome shotgun sequence:
- the msl1b gene encoding male-specific lethal 1 homolog isoform X2 — MNMRPECFSKVGLYSNNCDFSPSQTRHPVSVRKELSDSLGDTPDSNRQHLILDKTFGGKAERTSLPLKPGRELAVASEAGSVGTETLSSQAKQMGGEGTPVKSKTPLGQTNTIDNKPEFVSMNSHSNSRDPVGEKSAKGLETMGASHEHSEGKKTNLRKITGHPHTQATCLKQLLLLQLDLIEQQQQQLQSKDKEIDELKSDRDTLLARIERMERRLQLLSKEPRDKRLFQPLERWVPDTDDFWESDLGDSPQTQTSKSSGKVQKRKMNMLETKMQRSRGKSSRMTPQKSDTGGTSPCQHDLRSKETPEKTNVVKSSGQTDLHPEEEDSRETEELPYMTTTEMYLCCWQQPPASPLQEECPKKEEDVAIPSWRENIMEPLQEEDAVDIPENLDDGAFLKRHAKLELDEKRRKRWDIQRIREQRMLQRLQQRMEKKKTNVQESEPEVSSFHPDLDSVEAILVTPFLPVVAFGRPLPNLPAQNFELPWLDERSRCRIENQKKQTPHRTCRK, encoded by the exons ATGAATATGCGACCTGAATGCTTTTCTAAAGTGGGATTGTACTCAAACAACTGTGACTTCAGCCCATCCCAAACGAGACACCCAGTTAGTGTCCGAAAAGAGCTCAGTGATTCTCTTGGTGACACTCCAGACAGCAACAGACAACATCTGATCTTGGACAAGACTTTTGGTGGGAAAGCTGAACGGACTTCATTGCCTTTAAAGCCTGGCAGAGAGTTGGCTGTGGCTTCAGAGGCTGGCTCTGTGGGCACAGAAACACTGTCATCTCAAGCTAAACAAATGGGGGGTGAAGGCACCCCTGTAAAAAGTAAAACTCCTCTTGGACAGACCAACACCATTGATAACAAGCCAGAGTTTGTATCCATGAATTCACATAGTAATTCTAGAGACCCTGTGGGTGAGAAAAGTGCCAAAGGGTTAGAGACCATGGGAGCATCACATGAACACTCGGAGGGTAAAAAGACAAATTTGAGGAAGATCACGGGTCATCCTCACACACAAGCCACCTGCCTTAAACAACTGCTTTTGCTTCAGCTGGACTTAATAGAGCAACAACAGCAACAGCTGCAGTCTAAGGACAAGGAAATAGATGAACTCAAATCAGACAGAGATACg TTGCTTGCCCGAATTGAGCGGATGGAGCGCCGTTTGCAGTTGTTAAGCAAGGAACCACGTGACAAGAGGCTCTTCCAGCCATTAGAGAGATGGGTCCCTGACACGGATGACTTTTGGGAATCAGATTTGGGGGACAGCCCTCAAACTCAGACATCTAAGTCAAGTGGCAAAGTGCAAAAGAG GAAGATGAACATGTTAGAAACAAAGATGCAGAGGTCAAGGGGTAAATCCTCAAGAATGACCCCCCAAAAATCAGATACAGGAGGGACGTCGCCATGTCAGCATGACCTGCGAAGCAAAGAGACCCCAGAGAAGACAAACGTTGTGAAATCATCCGGACAGACGGACCTGCATCCAGAGGAAGAAGACAGCAGAGAAACCGAAGAGCTTCCGTACATGACAACAACTGAGATGTACCTATGCTGCTGGCAGCAACCTCCAGCCTCTCCATTACAGGAAGAGTGTCCAAAGAAAGAAGAGGATGTTGCAA TCCCATCATGGAGGGAAAACATCATGGAACCCCTCCAGGAGGAGGATGCTGTTGACATCCCCGAA AATCTTGATGATGGTGCTTTTCTGAAACGGCACGCAAAGTTAGAACTGGATGAGAAGAGACGAAAAAG aTGGGACATTCAGAGAATCCGTGAACAGCGTATGCTTCAAAGACTGCAGCAGCGCATGGAGAAGAAGAAAACGAATGTTCAGGAGAGCGAGCCAGAAGTGTCCTCGTTTCATCCCGATTTGGACAGTG TGGAGGCAATCCTAGTCACACCCTTTCTGCCAGTAGTGGCGTTTGGTCGGCCTCTGCCTAATTTACCTGCACA GAACTTTGAGTTGCCCTGGCTTGATGAAAGAAGTCGATGTCGCATTGAAAACCAGAAGAAACAAACTCCCCACAGGACCTGTCGGAAATAA
- the msl1b gene encoding male-specific lethal 1 homolog isoform X1, translating to MNMRPECFSKVGLYSNNCDFSPSQTRHPVSVRKELSDSLGDTPDSNRQHLILDKTFGGKAERTSLPLKPGRELAVASEAGSVGTETLSSQAKQMGGEGTPVKSKTPLGQTNTIDNKPEFVSMNSHSNSRDPVGEKSAKGLETMGASHEHSEGKKTNLRKITGHPHTQATCLKQLLLLQLDLIEQQQQQLQSKDKEIDELKSDRDTLLARIERMERRLQLLSKEPRDKRLFQPLERWVPDTDDFWESDLGDSPQTQTSKSSGKVQKSTPSRKMNMLETKMQRSRGKSSRMTPQKSDTGGTSPCQHDLRSKETPEKTNVVKSSGQTDLHPEEEDSRETEELPYMTTTEMYLCCWQQPPASPLQEECPKKEEDVAIPSWRENIMEPLQEEDAVDIPENLDDGAFLKRHAKLELDEKRRKRWDIQRIREQRMLQRLQQRMEKKKTNVQESEPEVSSFHPDLDSVEAILVTPFLPVVAFGRPLPNLPAQNFELPWLDERSRCRIENQKKQTPHRTCRK from the exons ATGAATATGCGACCTGAATGCTTTTCTAAAGTGGGATTGTACTCAAACAACTGTGACTTCAGCCCATCCCAAACGAGACACCCAGTTAGTGTCCGAAAAGAGCTCAGTGATTCTCTTGGTGACACTCCAGACAGCAACAGACAACATCTGATCTTGGACAAGACTTTTGGTGGGAAAGCTGAACGGACTTCATTGCCTTTAAAGCCTGGCAGAGAGTTGGCTGTGGCTTCAGAGGCTGGCTCTGTGGGCACAGAAACACTGTCATCTCAAGCTAAACAAATGGGGGGTGAAGGCACCCCTGTAAAAAGTAAAACTCCTCTTGGACAGACCAACACCATTGATAACAAGCCAGAGTTTGTATCCATGAATTCACATAGTAATTCTAGAGACCCTGTGGGTGAGAAAAGTGCCAAAGGGTTAGAGACCATGGGAGCATCACATGAACACTCGGAGGGTAAAAAGACAAATTTGAGGAAGATCACGGGTCATCCTCACACACAAGCCACCTGCCTTAAACAACTGCTTTTGCTTCAGCTGGACTTAATAGAGCAACAACAGCAACAGCTGCAGTCTAAGGACAAGGAAATAGATGAACTCAAATCAGACAGAGATACg TTGCTTGCCCGAATTGAGCGGATGGAGCGCCGTTTGCAGTTGTTAAGCAAGGAACCACGTGACAAGAGGCTCTTCCAGCCATTAGAGAGATGGGTCCCTGACACGGATGACTTTTGGGAATCAGATTTGGGGGACAGCCCTCAAACTCAGACATCTAAGTCAAGTGGCAAAGTGCAAAAGAG TACTCCATCTAGGAAGATGAACATGTTAGAAACAAAGATGCAGAGGTCAAGGGGTAAATCCTCAAGAATGACCCCCCAAAAATCAGATACAGGAGGGACGTCGCCATGTCAGCATGACCTGCGAAGCAAAGAGACCCCAGAGAAGACAAACGTTGTGAAATCATCCGGACAGACGGACCTGCATCCAGAGGAAGAAGACAGCAGAGAAACCGAAGAGCTTCCGTACATGACAACAACTGAGATGTACCTATGCTGCTGGCAGCAACCTCCAGCCTCTCCATTACAGGAAGAGTGTCCAAAGAAAGAAGAGGATGTTGCAA TCCCATCATGGAGGGAAAACATCATGGAACCCCTCCAGGAGGAGGATGCTGTTGACATCCCCGAA AATCTTGATGATGGTGCTTTTCTGAAACGGCACGCAAAGTTAGAACTGGATGAGAAGAGACGAAAAAG aTGGGACATTCAGAGAATCCGTGAACAGCGTATGCTTCAAAGACTGCAGCAGCGCATGGAGAAGAAGAAAACGAATGTTCAGGAGAGCGAGCCAGAAGTGTCCTCGTTTCATCCCGATTTGGACAGTG TGGAGGCAATCCTAGTCACACCCTTTCTGCCAGTAGTGGCGTTTGGTCGGCCTCTGCCTAATTTACCTGCACA GAACTTTGAGTTGCCCTGGCTTGATGAAAGAAGTCGATGTCGCATTGAAAACCAGAAGAAACAAACTCCCCACAGGACCTGTCGGAAATAA
- the chmp2a gene encoding charged multivesicular body protein 2a has translation MEFLFGRRKTPEEMLRQNQRALNRAMRDLDRERQRLEQQEKKIIADIKKMAKQGQMDAVKIMAKDLVRTRRYVKKFIMMRANIQAVSLKIQTLKSNNSMAQAMKGVTKAMATMNRQLKLPQIQKIMMEFERQSEIMDMKEEMMNDAIDDAMGDEDDEEESDAVVSQVLDELGLTLSDELSNLPSTGGSLSVAAGKKAEPQPTLADADADLEERLNNLRRD, from the exons ATGGAGTTCCTGTTTGGAAGGAGAAAGACTCCGGAGGAGATGCTCAGACAGAATCAGAGAGCGCTAAATAGAGCCATGCGAGATCTTGACAGAGAACGCCAGAGGCTGGAGCAACaggaaaagaaaataattgCTGACATTAAGAAAATGGCCAAACAAGGACAGATG GATGCTGTGAAAATCATGGCTAAGGACTTGGTCCGCACAAGACGATACGTTAAGAAATTCATCATGATGAGAGCCAATATTCAAGCTGTCAGCCTTAAAATCCAAACCCTCAAATCAAACAACAGCATGGCGCAGGCCATGAAAGGAGTCACCAAAGCTATGGCCACCATGAACAGACAG TTGAAGTTGCCACAGATTCAGAAGATCATGATGGAGTTTGAGCGCCAAAGTGAAATCATGGACATGAAGGAGGAGATGATGAATGATGCAATCGATGATGCAATGGGAGATGAAGACGATGAAGAGGAGAG TGATGCTGTGGTTTCTCAAGTTCTGGATGAGCTGGGTCTGACTCTGTCTGATGAACTTTCAA ACCTGCCTTCTACTGGAGGGAGCCTTTCGGTTGCAGCTGGGAAGAAAGCTGAACCGCAGCCTACACTGGCAGATGCTGATGCTGACTTGGAGGAGAGGCTGAACAACCTGAGGAGAGACTGa